One window from the genome of Pelecanus crispus isolate bPelCri1 chromosome 13, bPelCri1.pri, whole genome shotgun sequence encodes:
- the LOC104037371 gene encoding G-protein coupled receptor 83, producing MSRHTWFPLQYISKPFWRGENRNTTNYFSALYGFPNHSFFHSDLDLEDLGDFGSGTKYEGESQSRTVKALLIVAYSVIICISLFGNILVCHVVIKNKRMHSATSLFIVNLAVADVMITVLNTPFTLVRFVSSTWVFGKLMCHISRFVQYCSVHVSVLTLAAIALDRHQVIMHPLKPRMSMVKGGICIIIIWVMASCFSLPHAIYQTLTRFYIGNRTIRMVCLPSFPPPADLFWKYLDLTTFVLLYVLPLLVISITYTMVAKKLWLRNAIGDLTMEQYYAHQRKKKMTLKMLMVVVIVFAVCWFPLNCYVVLISCRAIHSSNALYFAFHWFAMSSTCYNPFIYCWLNESFRSELKSLLCVCRRRSAAQSHALQSISPPFRHAWVENCHYKRGSTCQKARASSQRNSAKTDISSVQPVVAES from the exons GGCTTCCCTAACCACTCCTTCTTCCACAGCGATTTGGACCTGGAGGACCTGGGGGACTTTGGCAGCGGGACCAAGTACGAGGGCGAGTCCCAGAGCCGGACGGTGAAGGCGCTGCTGATAGTAGCCTACTCCGTGATCATCTGCATCTCGCTCTTCGGCAACATCCTGGTGTGCCACGTGGTGATCAAGAACAAAAGGATGCACTCCGCCACCAGCCTCTTCATCGTCAACCTGGCCGTTGCTGATGTGATGATCACCGTTTTGAACACCCCCTTCACGCTG GTGCGGTTCGTAAGCAGTACCTGGGTTTTTGGAAAGCTGATGTGCCACATAAGCCGGTTTGTTCAGTACTGCTCTGTTCATGTGTCTGTGCTGACCCTTGCTGCCATCGCTCTGGATCGGCACCAG GTGATCATGCACCCTCTCAAGCCACGCATGTCCATGGTGAAAGGAGGGATTTGCATCATTATTATCTGGGTTATGGCCAGCTGCTTCTCACTGCCTCATGCCATTTATCAGACTTTGACAAGATTTTATATTGG GAACAGAACAATACGAATGGTCTGCCTCCCcagcttccctcctcctgccgATCTTTTCTGGAAGTATTTGGACTTGACTACTTTTGTTCTCTTGTATGTCCTGCCCTTGCTTGTGATCTCCATCACATATACCATGGTGGCCAAGAAGCTCTGGCTGAGAAATGCCATCGGGGACCTCACCATGGAGCAATACTACGCCCATCAACGGAAAAAGAAGATGACGCTGAAGATGCTGATGGTGGTGGTAATCGTGTTTGCAGTATGCTGGTTCCCCCTGAACTGCTACGTGGTGTTGATCTCCTGCAGGGCCATCCACAGTAGCAATGCTCTGTACTTTGCTTTTCACTGGTTTGCCATGAGCAGCACTTGCTACAACCCCTTCATTTACTGTTGGCTGAACGAGAGCTTCAGATCCGAGTTGAAGTCCTTGCTGTGTGTGTGCCGGCGAAGGAGTGCAGCCCAGAGCCACGCTCTGCAGTCCAtctcccctcctttcaggcatgCCTGGGTTGAGAACTGCCATTATAAAAGAGGCAGCACCTGCCAGAAGGCAAGGGCGTCCTCCCAGAGGAACTCGGCAAAGACAGACATATCCAGCGTTCAGCCGGTTGTGGCAGAAAGCTAA